A stretch of DNA from Spirosoma endbachense:
AAAGGGCACCGGCCAGCCGAACGGGAACAGCCCGGATTCCACCCATCGATTTTTCCGGAATTAGCGTATGCGTTGCAAACCGGTTTTGCTGTGGGGTTGAATGCGAATCTGGCCTTTACAAGCGCTGATCCTAAGCAGAATATCTCGATCATTACGACTACACCGCAATATACACAGTACCACCAGATTATAATCCCTGTCGTGACGAATCTCTGGACGAAAGGAAATCGCTACAATATTCTTAGCGACTGGCGGTATTATGATTATTCGGCCGACAATTTTGGGTTGGGTGGATTTGCGCCCGCTGATGCCGATGACCGACTTATGTACTCCTATCTGCGTTTGCACCAATCGGTTATGCGGCAGCTAGTGCCCAATTTCTCGGTCGGAATTGGGTATGCCCTCGATTATCACTGGCGCATCCGCGACCAGAATAATACACCACAAGTAAATGATGACTTTCACAACTATAATGCTACAGAACGTACTGTATCGTCAGGACTCATGTTTAGTGTTCAATACACAACCCGACGAAATCCCAACAATCCAGAGGGGGGCTTTTTTGGAAATGTAATGGTGCGGCCAAATATGCGCTTGCTGGGCAGTGATCAGAATTGGCAGGCAGTTGTCGCCGACTTTCGAAAGTATGTTTCGTTTCCTGAAAACACGCGTAACATCCTGGCATTCTGGAGCATGAACTGGTTGAGTTTCGGCGGGCAGGCTCCCTATCTGGATTTGCCCAGCACGGGCTGGGATACGTATTCAAATCTGGGCCGTGGTTATACGCAGGGTCGCTTTCGCGGCAGAAATTTAGTGTATCTGGAAACCGAATATCGCTTTCCGCTGCTCACGAATGGCCTGGTAGGCGCTGTTGTGTTTGCCAATGTCCAGGCTTATAGCGACTGGCCCAGCAACGCGTTCGATCGGCTCTTGCCTGGTGGAGGGGCTGGCCTTCGTATAAAAGTGAATAAGCACTCCAATCTCAACTTTTCCTTCGACTATGGGTTCGGCATTGGTGGATCGCAGGGATTATTTCTAAATCTGGGTGAGGTTTTTTAAGTAAACCAGT
This window harbors:
- a CDS encoding BamA/TamA family outer membrane protein, whose translation is MYQPVFGIARQWVLRRFLLVSFLLSLRATATIYAQVDSVELLQEQFTLSRQDTSADIWDVYYRFINRKGHRPAEREQPGFHPSIFPELAYALQTGFAVGLNANLAFTSADPKQNISIITTTPQYTQYHQIIIPVVTNLWTKGNRYNILSDWRYYDYSADNFGLGGFAPADADDRLMYSYLRLHQSVMRQLVPNFSVGIGYALDYHWRIRDQNNTPQVNDDFHNYNATERTVSSGLMFSVQYTTRRNPNNPEGGFFGNVMVRPNMRLLGSDQNWQAVVADFRKYVSFPENTRNILAFWSMNWLSFGGQAPYLDLPSTGWDTYSNLGRGYTQGRFRGRNLVYLETEYRFPLLTNGLVGAVVFANVQAYSDWPSNAFDRLLPGGGAGLRIKVNKHSNLNFSFDYGFGIGGSQGLFLNLGEVF